The following DNA comes from Palaemon carinicauda isolate YSFRI2023 chromosome 22, ASM3689809v2, whole genome shotgun sequence.
tcataattttttcctcccacacAGTATTCTGTTGTCCgatttaaaaaatcataatgtgcatttcacctaatgttctgacccttacttgagattaaaaccatcttacctaaagaatatagagctatatacaatattctactgatttcccagaaatgaatcagtgGTCAAGCTACCTGTTAATTCAGCACGTTAaatgaaagggaagataaaaagcaagattctagctgggttcccttgcccagtataaaaaaaaggggtggtgcccagagctccgtattcttgacctgttacttagggtTTTGGGTATTCCAcagttgtatatttgttgtgtagtgaacgtcgggttgtggtcggcattcggacactagggagttcgggtgctacttctggccacagtccgcaaaccactacaaagtcagtgaaagaccatggtacagaggctatgtcactacccaaaaccagagaacaacggtttgattttggagtgtccttcttctagaagagctgcttagcatagctaaagagtctcttctacccttaccaagaggaaaatagccactgaactattacagtgccgtagttaacccttgGAGGAAAgatgaactgtttggtaatctcagtgctgtcaggtgtatggggacagagatgaatctgtaaagaataggccagattattcggtatatgtgtaggcaaagggtaaatgagccgtaactagagagaagattccaatgtagtactgtctggccagtcaaaggacccaatgaatctctagcggtagtatctgaatgggtggctgctgcattggccaacctactaccctactaggacctcttggagagcatccttttctaatatggtctggactttggcctgaAGGACCTGTTCTTTCATGGATCCCTTCGCGCGAGAATGTTACATTACTGGATGTCGAGTCAATAGAGGGAGAGATAATGAATGGGATGTAGTAGCCTCGCGTAGGACGAAGACCGAGCAAATTTCCGCCCCATGCGTCATTCTCCTATGCCATAGCGGGACCGATGTCCTGCTCCCTCTTCCTTGAGGTTGTTTCTGCTGAAAGGGCTGCTTAGGACCTTGCATCTTAAAAGCTGGATTTTTGGAGGCATTGGAGCCTCTTTTATGACCCTGACAattttgtattctagttacggaacaaatcatggTTAGCAGAAGCTGAGGCCAAAATAGTTGAGCATGCGCAAGACTCTCTTAAGTCGAAGACCTTCGGAGGATGTCTGCTCCCTTAGTGTGCCCAACCGTAAGACCACTTGCTACCTTGCCATGGTCAGGAAACCTGTGAGCCCAAAGGAAGGTAGCTCTGAAAGAAAAAGGGCTTCTTAAACTTTAAGCCAGTTGCTTTTAATTGTAAACCGGTTAAAAGGTTTTAACGAGAGAGGAAGACTACGTCTTTACCGAGCCGGAATAAAAAGTGATAGTGTTTACTAGTGGTAGTGTGAGCAGGGTGGTGGGTTACCCTTGCTACCTCCTCTCCCGCTgactagcggagggtagttacacctcgcaaaactTTAACAGCTGGTTTTAATtatcgccaaaataatactcctacataaagagcgtaaggtttgtatctagtgtcggaacaaatgaaagtTTTTAAAGTTAAGGCCAGTTTGTATCTACAGTCAGTCCTCACTCTATgcaagggttaggtaacagagacaggtgcAAAGAACGAGAATCCGTGAAtgcttgctgccctagggtgggataactcctaaccctaccaactcactgccaatttttttaaatgatttctgGCCGAAATCCATAGTATTTAAGTTATGAGGGTCGACTACCATAACTTAAAGGCTATTGCTTTGCGCTAGGTATCATCATCAATTACGCTCGAAACATCTTAAAATATACCGTGTACCAGTCTACTTGTAAGATATTCAAATAAACTTTTGTATACCTTGTTGTTTCAGCTAGTCATCGTAATGAAAAACAAGTCATCGTAATAAAAAACAGTTACTGTAATCAAAACAGAGTAATTGCAATGAAAAACACTGTCAAAACACTAGAGCTTTTGTTTCCAAGGAGTTATGGATACATAGAAAATGTGATTTTCCACCCGATTTTCTATGGAGTCGTTCATAGCATCGTATTACAAATACAGTACCTCCTTACTTAATAGAGCTAAAGATTTATTAGTTTTTGCCTTGCCGTAGCTCGCTTAATTCATGATTAAGTATTATAttattgctcctatgttctggcaagcggaacatgttTTGCTACATGCGTTAGCCATGTAGGCCAGTATCTCGGTATTAATTACCAATTATACAAACTTATCATAGGGCTGAGTTGTAGCTTCATGCTCAAGCCTCTGTTCAAACATGGTCTTGGCTTCAATTTCCCATTATCAGAATGAATATATCAAACATACATTTGCGAcaagaacgagtgtcattttcgaagagagcataatttttcttataagaaaaattattttttttcctaggttacattgccctgtaatacaatacaataatacCGAATGCCACCTAActtccccacttaacctaacctataagccgtgTCCTTAACTACTTAACTAAGGAGGGGGTGGCTAACTGCCCCCTGCAACTCCCTAAGACTGATGAATTCTTAGCAATACGGttgaaaataagggttatggagcatggccgtcatcatacatacaccctggtTATTATGTTCGAACagtgtaattttttctataagaaaaagtagtttttttcctaggttacattgccctgtaatacattaCAATAATACCTAACTAACATTGCACTTTTCTAAAATAAAACTGTACTGTACATTGCTTAGCCTAAAATACCATATAGCTGACAACATGTAGGATACGATAAATTATCAGAGAATAAGCTAAATAATACGTAGAATAGCAACTCATACTTAGCATAAACAGATGCTTTATGTCCACCTAATATTTTTTCCACGCTGCTGTTAACTGATTCCTTCAAGGATCTTAACCTTGATCCTTCTGCAGGGTCGACCTTAAGTCCTTTATCGCCCATGTCGAGTAAAACTTAGGGAGAACAAGAAAAGTTGAAAGTTCAATCTTGAATTGTAGAGACTCGAGCGGGGAAAATTCAAAGTAATTGTTGTAGTAGTTACGTGGTAGGAATTCGACTTTGTAACGACCCCTCAATACTGCATTTCAGTTGatctttaattatatttcttcTCTTCGTCATCTGCTGTATATCTAATctattatatattatgtaattgTATATTTTGCAATAAGTTAAAACGATTTATAACTATTCATGATTTCTTCTTAGGAATTGTGTAACTCAGatgtatcaaaattaaatttggtCTTTTTTCGTCATCTTTAACCTCATCAGTGAACTcttcaaataaattatattttgaatgggAGAAATTCGATAGCtagataacatacatacacacacacacacacacatatatatatatatatatatatatatatatatatatatatatatatatatatatatatatatatatatatatatatatatatatatgtgtgtgtgtgtgtgtgtgtgtgtgtgtgtgtgtgtgtgtgtattcattggcGAATGTTGtacaataatttcaattataatttgacTATTCTTGTTACAGCTTTAAAAAGTGACAAATTATTGCGAGAAATTATAGGTAGGCCTAGTTCGTTAATGCCAGCAAAAGATATTTGTGCAAGGGTTGGTTAAATATAAAGCAGACTGAGATTGTAAAGATTAATTCAGCATATGATATTTTGTACATTGGATCACTTTTTCGTTCAAAGAACACAACGAAATGAAATACATAAtttcacacaaatataatatatcaaTTTGATAGGTGAGGAATAGTTAAACTTTAACCAATTATTTGGATAAAGTTTAAATTGTTTTAAATAATTATGAAACTATACCTAACATATACAGAAAGAATTTAGCTTTTTCTATTGATTCAAACTCGAGTATCTATAAAATTATGACATGATTAGGACTATCATTAGTCATGAACATTTCTGCGGAAGGGaaaccgaattattattattattattattattattattattattattattattattattattattattattattattattattattattattattattattacccaagctacagccctaattggaaaagcgggatgctatcagcccaagggctccaacggagaataATAgtccgttgaggaaaggaaatgaggaaataaataaactacaaaagtcacgaacaatcaaaataaaatattctaagattagtaacatcatcaaaatacatctttcatatacaaactataaaatcctcagaaaataagaggaagagacataagatagaatagagtgcccgagtgtaccctcaagcaagagaactctaacccaagatagtggaagactgtggtactgaggctatggcactacctaagacaaaagaacaatggtttgcttttggagtgtctttGTGTTAGTTGAGCAAAGATCAGCAGAAAAAATAgttattcataaattcattcttaaatttcttcctCCCTTTAACGTTTTTAAttagatctcccccccccctctctctctctctctctctctctctctctctctctctctctctctctctctctctctctctctctctctctctctctctctctctgaatctcaCATACTCAAAAATATAAAGTAGATAATGCAGAATaatttaaaaacagaaacattTACATAATTTTATGATTCTTCACTGCCATTAATAGAACAATTTGGATACTCTTAATCGTATGCGTTCGTATTTTTATTGCATTTGGTATAATAAAAGGCCTATTTCTAAAGAAATCGAGTGCTTTATCTTGTGAATGATAATCAAATCTCGATAATAGAAGAACATTGGTTAACTTGAAAAGTTATTGTTACATATATAAGAGCTCTGTTGACCCCTAACGCCACCTCTTATCTTAATGACTTGCGTCTTGGCCAGATTAGGCAGTTGTTCTCCGAGAAGACATCAGTCTGTTCGAAGTGCGGTTGACGAGTTTGTGTTTCGAGGGCTTCTTGTGAATCAATTCCTCGAAacatttccattgtttttttttttctttggtcatTCCACTAAAGTAGGTGAGTGGAAAAGAATGTCAAATACAATTTATAACGACTGGGTCAAAAGGACTTGTTGCCTGTCAAAACCATTTAGTATGTTTACTCCAAAAATTACGGCGAGTAGGAGATTGGCGGGAGAAGATCAGGAGAGCTTataacttactgtatatatatatatatatatatatatatatatatatatatatatatatatatatatatatatatatatatatatatatatatatcagacgttGCTAATCaattgcagaacaaaggtctcagacatgtctttgcacttgcgtctgtttatggtctttctatgccattccactCCCGTAAACTTGCTTAGTTCGTCATTCCAACATCTCTTTTTCTTCCCttgcttctattgcaatctctagggacccattatgttattcctaatgtccatctattgtctgttactctcattatatgtcctcccctcctccatttctttttcttacaaattgttagaatatactctactttagtttttctcttattcatattgcttttttctctcttttagtattaatcccataattattctttccatagcgctttgagttgtaactagcttatgctctaaggctttagcaaggctccaagtttctgatgcagaagttaaaacaggtaggaccatctgaataaatacttttctttttagagaaagtgacattttacattttataatctcattttgtttaccaaatcccTCAATCTcacgcttatctttcttttaatttcggactGCCTGTCCTAAATAGCCTACATATAAGAATTCTAAATTCAccatttaacacaaacttacatcaCATAAATTTAATCAATTCAAGTTTTTTAGTATTCTAGCAAATGAATACCTTTTTTTATCTTACCTCTTTCAGGTCCTTTAAACGCTGTCGCTGAAACATTATAAGAAAATGAAGATTTGgggaaaatatatagtttttatttttcttgcatCTTTAATTATTGACGCAGGTAAGTCACATAaatcaattgtttattattattattattattattattattattattaccagccaagctacaaccatagttggaaaagcaggatgctataagcccaagggctcgaagagggaaaaatagcccagtgaggaaaggaaataaggaaatagataaatgatgagaactagttaacaataaatcattctaaaacagtaacaacgtcaaagcagatatgtcctatataaactattaacaacgtccaaaacagatatggcatgtataaactataaaaagactcatatcagcctggtcaacataaaaacatttgctccaactttgaacttttgaagttttactgattcaactacccgattaggaagatcattcaacaacttggtattAGTTTTCCTGGCGTAGATTTCATAACTTTGgagtaaatatttgttttaatcgaATCAAGAGAttttcttcttgagggtagactcgggcacactattctaacttgtttctcttcctcttgttattttgaattttctatagtttatacatttgagcgatttattttaatgttattatcaaacatctcttatagtttatttccttatttcctttcctcactggtctattttccctgttggaggccttgggcttatagcatcctgcttttccaactatggttgtagcttagcaattgataataatataataatgataataataatcataatactaatagtaataataatctctatctctatctcgagttttcaattcaatacttctccattcatcatctcctacttcacgcttcatagtcctcaaccatgtaggtctgggtcttccaacttttctaatgccttgtggagcccagttttataaacacacacacacacacacacacacacacacacacacacacacatatatatatatatatatatatatatatatatatatatatatatatatatatatatttatatacatacatatatatacgtatgtatgtatatatatatatatatatatatatatatatatatatatatatatatatatatatatatatatataactcaatctTCTTGCACTAATTACGGTAATAATCAAAACAATTCTATAAGTAACTTTTAACCTTTGGAACAAAATTCAAAACCACCAGATAAGAAATATTCACGAGACGagataataaataattttgttcTTATGATCTGTAGATAACATGACAAACATATTACGGAAGATCTCAGCCTCTTACGAAACATGGATACTTGGCAGAGTGGATAGGAATAGTCCTGATAAGATCGGCGGAATTTTTCTTACCGAACACAGATGTGACCGATCAGGCGTAATGTCATCGAGGCTCGAGGACACTGATTTATGAGAGAAGAAATCTCAACTTGGAAAAGGAAAAGTTTCTTTTTTcaaggatggccagggcaccaagcacccgttgagaaactattgctagagatttattgggtcttttgactggccagacaggactccattggatccttctctctggttacggttcattttccctttgcctacacacacacacaaacacacaccgaaaagtctgccctattctttacatattctcctctgtcctcatacacctgacaacactgaaattaccaatgaTATTTAAATcaaatagtatttccacactgttacaccgtgcttatacgttatcttccaactggcataacttccatagcgaaatccaatttttacttcagttttttttaaacaattcgtatcctccagccttactcttgaaatgtcaataactttttaaatgataaatttcagccacgtcaacttgtaccgaacgtgcctaaattattaatatatgcctctatacctttaattcattctaacacatttaaagtgcaaatacaaaaagtcattcagaaaacttttccggctgtgaaccttaagttgatagaaaaaaaaaatcctaaaactctgggttctttgttctcccacaaagataaacttccggctttgatgcgatctttggtggtatattgctttacttgcccgaaatgtaagatcaggaaatacgtgggagccaccaaaagattgctcaaagtcagaattgattctcatctcggagtcagtcaccgtacgggacgtactttgaaaaagaaagaattttccaacatacgagaacattgtaataaatgtaaaacatcattttcatataaggattttcgcattgtcacccaagggcccaatgactattctctgttttggagtcgttaacaatcaaacagcttgtgccttcattaaatggacagacttcttccacagttctatatatagcatagttgacgtcctcctttcgaAACCAGataacgtcactcagttttttagctccatagagataggtattaacttgagcattcttctattttctattttgtatatatatatatatatatatatatatatatatatatatatatatatatatatatatatttagttcattTTTAAATGatcatatttaacttttacgttgttctatttatatcaatattaataccgagtctttttttaatttgtatattttacagccctgatgatgagacccaacgtctcgaaaatttggaaaataaatatatgatgctacgctggcttttctccatcctatatatatatatatatatatatatatatatatatatatatatatatatatatatatatatattatatatatatatatatgtatatatatatatatatatatatatatatatatatatatatatatatatatatatatatatatatatatatgtgtgtgtgtgtgtgtgtgtgtgtgtgcgcaataatcatatatatttatcctAATCTTCCTCAGAAAGCAACTCCACACGACGTTTGTCTCGCAACAAACGTTCGATTGGCCAGTTCGGCGACATGATACGTTTGTATGTGCAGAGGGAGGCTCTGCACTACAACAACTACGGCAATCACTGCGGTTTCCAGGGCGGCGACTTCCCCATTGTCGATGAAGTCGACAGGTAACATTATTACTAGCGACTAAATTAGATTTTGAGTATTGTttcttctctagtcttaggtagtgcctctgtaccatggtcttcttccactgtcttgaattagaatacttttgcttgagggtacactgtcttgggttagagttctcatgtttgagggtacactcaggcacactattctatcttgtttcacttcctcttgttatttttaaatttttatagtttatatatgaaagatatatttcagagtttatattgttcttaaaattctcatttagtttatttcctttcctcattgagctattttccttgttggtgaccttgggcgtatagtatcctgcttttccaactggggttgtagcttggcatataatagtaataataatattcttcaaaTATGGCCGAACCCCTTCCTTCAGGATATTCAAAGTaaagatataaaaagtaaattGATATGCTATTGAAACTTTTTAAGAGGATTTAGATAAAATAATCTATCAAGGATAAGAAATATCTATCAGAAATACTTCTTCAATCATAAttaactctttagctatagtaagcagctcttctaggagaagggcactccaaaagtcaaaccaatgttctctagtcttgggtagtgccatagcctctgtaccacggttctcttgcttgagggtacactcaggcacattattctgttgttgttactcttcttattgttattttgaagtttctattcTCTGGTtatattcaagttttttatagtttatatatgaagatttatttaaatattattactgttctcaaacttctcttgtagtttttccttatttcctttcctcactgggctatttttccctgttggagccctcgagcttatagacttctgcttttccaactagggttgtagcttagcaagaaataataataatcatttgttcATTAATCATAGTTTTTGCATAATTATGTCCCCGAATATTCTGAATTTGAACTACTGATCCTATATTTTAATATGATCTCACGTGGCAGATGCTGTTACGTACATGATCGTTGCTACATAGCGGCTGATGCTGATCCTTGTGCATCATCTTGGCTGGGAGCATCCTTCATCAGATATACCTGGAGTTTTGATGGACAGGCAGTTACCTGTGGTAagattttgcctgttggagcccttgggcttatagcaggttgcttttccaactagggttgtagcttagataataataataataataataataattataatatcatttttCTAAGTTTGTGTACTGTAAGATTTGACACTTACTATGCTTAAGAATTCAACATTGTTATGGTGAAAATAGGATAAGTTTAATTAAATGATAGAAAAGGTTTAAAGacagttttttttcttaatttgtaatACGGCAATGAAATTATTCAAATTCGTTGCCAAACATATATAATCATTACTTTTAAAGTATCAGTGAATCATATATGCGCCGTTAATAAACGTAATGTTTCTATTCATTTGGGTTCTGTACAATGAGCGACTTTGTGAAATGAAACCCGAGGAATTTGAACCTTTATTTAAGggctttaaaggccgttcatgaatggcacacGCAAGGgggagaccggacaatttgccgtaaacaaatttgccgtaggacaattgattgtaagacattttgccgtaagaaaaattgccgtacggatattttgccgcaaggacatttcgccgtaaaatgtatatgctttgtcatgcatagatttaaaagaaagaatgaagagagagagagagagagagagagagagagagagagagagagagagagagagagagagagagagagagagagagagagagagagagagagagagagagagagagagagagagagagagagagagagagagagaagggtcgttataaattttgacacccgtcgttaaatgtttaaatgatgccattacaaattcggtagtttaccatattttttatttatttatttttttttatcttaaacctttatattatctacttttatcagttgaaaCTTGAACCCCTATGATGCcgtacactatcaaaagcaccagaggttgtgataagctcgtagatgattccaacttcatttacaagcaagaaagagaatatggaggcaagctttattggaagtgtgttggaaaaaactgcaaagcaagagtcatacaagacggaatattgaagagatttcaatctgtaaaactgtaagtgAGCATACTCATCCAGTGAACCCaagcaaacataaaatgcaaaaaacaattgcacatatgaaagaaaatgcactgaaatccCAGCTTGCTTTAAGACCACTGATTGGTGCTGCATGCAAGGATTTAGAAAATGCAGGACGCTCTCTTATGCCATCAACTTCAAAATGGTCAAGAAACATAAGGAGAtggagacaaaaagaagaaaaggccCCTCCTATTCCAAGAACAAGAATCGGTTATGTAATTCCCGCAGAATTTGCGTGTTTACAGAACGGAGAAAGATTTTTACTTTATGATAGTGGAATAgaagatgaaaacagaatgttGATCTTTAGTACGATTGCACGGTTACACGATCTAGAAAGACATACAAATTGGGCATGCGATGGAACATTTAATGTTTGTcctgaaatcttctatcatttatATACTCTACATGTCAACATAGGACATGCATGCATCCCACGAGTTTACGGTCTCCTTCCGAATAAGACTAAGGAATTTTACAATACGTTTTTTCAAAAGGTTACAGATTTACTAGAGTCCCTAGAACCTGAAAATCTAATGATTGATTTCGAACCAGCTAGTTTTTCTGACATTTTCCTTTCTGCAAATGTAAcaggctgttattttcatttctgtaagaatgtttacagaaaagtgacAGATATTGGGTTGTctccacgatcagagggtgaattttcccaatttttttttctttgctaaaagtcttccttttgcctatcagaaggctgtgatatgtgtagaattcatctccagcctctataatgccccccctggtcatcaacgccccccttatgttaatagtaaaaatacgaaatatcattaataattttctaattttttcagtttaccccttaaaaactgttcaaagtcgttttctcatattaGTGATACCAAAGAAAATGGGCttaggggagactatgattttatatccaatattttcgtcatcagacaaaaatcgtaatttctcgttttttctttttcgggagaggggtgtatttctttgcttgtcctgctcttatgccttaagtaatataatatttagatgttttaggccatcaagtgacataatacctagaaaaacacagaaggttttttccctaaatcgaaattttaatttttggtgaatatttatttctaggtatccctccatcaccagccgggctttcactaaagttaatgctcatttttttcttactgtgtgcttatttactgttcgattttgata
Coding sequences within:
- the LOC137616332 gene encoding basic phospholipase A2 PA-13-like translates to MKIWGKYIVFIFLASLIIDAESNSTRRLSRNKRSIGQFGDMIRLYVQREALHYNNYGNHCGFQGGDFPIVDEVDRCCYVHDRCYIAADADPCASSWLGASFIRYTWSFDGQAVTCGEEDDVCRRAACLCDKAAVECFARHPWNPANKKSSIWDILA